In Candidatus Cloacimonadota bacterium, one genomic interval encodes:
- a CDS encoding polysaccharide biosynthesis tyrosine autokinase, with translation PDTEIELARLQRNFEINDKIYSMLTEKYEDAKIAEKSKIGNVRIVEEAQIPTKPIKPNKKLNLMISIVLGMALGVGMALLMHALDSKIRTFDDVRKFVALPLLGTIPFIHVYESDIDHIEKMMTDSEDTDEDKLKIIRQQIESRLITHYAPKSSVSESFRILRTNIVAKRKEKKPMTILITSSGPKEGKSTALSNLAIALAQMDEKVILVDLDLRRPVVHTLFGQDKEMGVSDFLVDKSTKIERFIKKSRVPSLDLITSGYIPPNPSELLASHRMDEVLDILKEKYDWILLDSPPAIAVTDTMILANKVDILLLVVRVSMADKQVIKRAKELLTNIDVNITGAIINGVQPHKYYSSYEYNYYYYYYYGREEEESKRMPKISRKNKSIS, from the coding sequence TCCTGATACTGAAATCGAACTTGCTCGTCTTCAACGAAATTTTGAAATAAATGATAAGATTTATTCGATGTTAACAGAAAAATATGAAGATGCAAAAATTGCAGAAAAATCCAAAATTGGTAATGTAAGAATTGTCGAAGAAGCACAAATTCCAACCAAACCAATTAAACCTAATAAAAAACTGAATTTGATGATTTCTATTGTATTAGGAATGGCTTTAGGCGTTGGAATGGCCTTATTAATGCATGCTTTAGATTCAAAGATCAGAACTTTTGATGATGTCCGCAAGTTTGTTGCTTTACCCTTATTAGGAACAATTCCTTTTATTCATGTTTATGAATCAGATATTGATCATATTGAAAAAATGATGACTGACAGCGAAGATACGGACGAAGATAAATTGAAAATTATCCGGCAGCAAATAGAATCAAGATTGATTACCCATTACGCTCCGAAATCTTCAGTTTCAGAATCATTCAGGATACTAAGAACTAATATTGTCGCGAAAAGAAAAGAAAAAAAACCGATGACAATCTTAATTACAAGCTCTGGTCCTAAAGAAGGTAAATCTACAGCTTTATCAAATTTAGCAATTGCTTTAGCGCAAATGGATGAGAAGGTTATCCTCGTCGATCTTGATTTACGAAGACCTGTTGTTCATACTTTGTTCGGTCAAGATAAAGAAATGGGAGTAAGTGATTTTCTTGTTGATAAATCAACGAAAATTGAGAGATTTATTAAAAAATCAAGAGTTCCGAGCCTTGATCTTATTACCAGTGGTTATATCCCTCCTAATCCTTCCGAGCTTTTAGCTTCTCACAGAATGGATGAAGTCTTGGATATTCTGAAAGAAAAATATGATTGGATACTTCTTGATTCTCCTCCGGCAATCGCTGTTACAGACACCATGATCCTGGCGAATAAAGTTGATATTCTGCTTTTAGTTGTCAGGGTATCAATGGCAGATAAGCAGGTTATCAAAAGAGCTAAAGAACTTTTAACCAATATAGATGTAAATATTACCGGAGCTATTATTAACGGCGTTCAACCTCATAAATATTACAGCAGTTATGAATATAACTACTATTATTATTACTATTATGGAAGAGAAGAAGAAGAAAGCAAACGAATGCCGAAAATCTCACGCAAAAATAAATCTATTTCTTGA